The Synechocystis sp. PCC 7509 genome includes a window with the following:
- the csaB gene encoding polysaccharide pyruvyl transferase CsaB: protein MQAVLCGYYGKGNGGDEALLATLLQMLPDNVTPLVLSGNPEATSKSYQVKSCDRNSLPQVIKALHQSDVFIWGGGSLMQDSTSAISPFYYGGLMTLAQVMGLKTIAWAQGIGPLKRPVTKFLAQKNFSNCNAVSVRDRASAALLTNWQVSCTLAPDPVWALESVAVPGLWNLPAPRVAVTLRSHPLLTPARLATFTRALVDFQTATQTCILLVPFQKTQDLAIAQAIQPQLPGKSEIFSLEDPKALKGLFRGVEMAIGMRLHSLIMAASEGCRCFALSYDPKVSQLMSDLDMPGWELAQMPENANVISKTWIEHFVNGEATSPETIESLIDRALLHQELLKELLT, encoded by the coding sequence ATGCAAGCGGTTTTATGTGGCTACTACGGTAAAGGAAATGGTGGCGATGAGGCGTTACTAGCAACACTATTACAAATGTTGCCTGATAATGTAACCCCCTTAGTGCTTTCCGGCAATCCTGAAGCCACAAGTAAGAGTTATCAAGTAAAATCGTGCGATCGCAATTCCTTACCCCAAGTTATCAAAGCCTTGCACCAATCGGATGTATTTATCTGGGGTGGTGGTAGTTTAATGCAAGATTCCACCAGCGCCATTAGTCCTTTTTACTACGGGGGATTAATGACTTTAGCGCAAGTTATGGGACTAAAAACTATTGCTTGGGCGCAGGGTATTGGGCCATTAAAGCGTCCTGTAACAAAATTTTTGGCACAAAAGAACTTTAGTAACTGCAACGCGGTCAGCGTCCGCGATCGCGCATCTGCTGCATTATTAACTAATTGGCAAGTTTCTTGTACTTTAGCTCCCGATCCCGTATGGGCGCTTGAATCGGTTGCTGTACCTGGATTATGGAACTTACCCGCCCCCAGAGTTGCTGTAACATTGCGATCGCATCCTTTATTAACTCCCGCGCGTTTAGCTACCTTTACCCGCGCCTTAGTAGACTTTCAAACAGCCACCCAAACTTGTATTTTACTCGTACCATTTCAGAAAACTCAAGACTTGGCGATCGCGCAAGCAATTCAACCACAGTTACCAGGAAAAAGCGAAATATTTAGCCTAGAAGATCCCAAAGCATTAAAAGGATTGTTTCGCGGCGTTGAAATGGCGATCGGTATGCGCTTACATAGCTTAATTATGGCAGCAAGTGAAGGTTGCCGATGTTTTGCACTTAGTTACGATCCCAAAGTTAGCCAATTGATGAGCGACTTAGATATGCCAGGATGGGAATTAGCCCAAATGCCAGAAAATGCGAATGTAATTAGCAAAACTTGGATAGAGCATTTTGTTAATGGCGAAGCTACTTCGCCTGAAACAATAGAGTCACTGATAGATAGAGCCTTGCTACATCAGGAGTTATTAAAAGAACTACTAACCTAG
- a CDS encoding inorganic diphosphatase translates to MNLDRIPAQPKPGLINVLIEIAAGSKNKYEYDKDLQAFALDRVLYSSVKYPYDYGFIPNTLADDGDPLDGMVLMDEPTFPGCVIAARPIGMLEMIDGGDRDEKILCVPDKDPRYAHVKSLKDIAPHRLDEIAEFFRSYKNLEKKVTEIRGWQDVEFVMPLVEKCIKAGSEQGRDSDSETT, encoded by the coding sequence GTGAATTTAGACCGCATTCCAGCCCAACCTAAGCCAGGGTTAATCAACGTATTGATTGAAATTGCTGCGGGAAGCAAAAATAAATACGAGTACGATAAGGATTTACAAGCCTTTGCTTTGGATCGGGTGCTTTATTCGTCGGTAAAATATCCTTACGACTATGGCTTTATCCCCAATACTTTAGCTGATGATGGCGATCCCCTTGATGGCATGGTACTAATGGATGAGCCAACTTTTCCCGGCTGCGTCATTGCCGCAAGACCGATTGGAATGTTAGAAATGATTGATGGTGGCGATCGCGATGAGAAAATTCTTTGCGTCCCCGATAAAGATCCTCGCTATGCTCATGTAAAGTCTCTTAAAGACATTGCACCGCACAGGTTAGATGAAATTGCTGAGTTTTTCCGCAGTTATAAAAATTTAGAGAAAAAAGTTACAGAGATTCGCGGCTGGCAAGATGTAGAATTCGTTATGCCTTTAGTAGAAAAGTGTATCAAAGCTGGTAGCGAACAAGGTAGAGATTCTGATTCGGAAACGACTTAA
- a CDS encoding phosphate-starvation-inducible PsiE family protein: MRLRNLFRQILATGKDENFLHLVHYIEKIASKLLAIAMLIVIIVAIVDLGILLFRELFTEPIGFFNTTLIELFGLFLNILIALELLANITAYLEKNVIQVELVIITSLIAVARKLIILDLDKTSGSQLIGLAIAIFALSVSYWIVRRSNTKPS; the protein is encoded by the coding sequence ATGAGACTAAGAAACCTATTCAGGCAAATTCTAGCGACGGGTAAAGATGAGAACTTTCTTCACCTAGTTCACTACATAGAAAAAATAGCTTCTAAATTGCTGGCTATAGCAATGTTAATTGTAATTATTGTTGCCATAGTTGACTTAGGGATACTTTTATTTAGAGAACTATTTACTGAACCTATAGGATTTTTTAATACAACGCTAATTGAACTATTTGGCTTGTTTTTAAATATTTTGATTGCTTTAGAACTACTAGCAAATATTACAGCTTACTTAGAAAAAAATGTTATTCAAGTTGAATTAGTGATAATTACGTCTTTAATTGCGGTGGCGCGAAAATTGATTATTCTAGACTTGGACAAAACTTCTGGTAGCCAATTAATCGGACTTGCGATCGCAATTTTTGCCTTATCTGTGAGTTATTGGATTGTCCGTCGCAGTAATACTAAACCATCCTAA
- a CDS encoding biotin--[acetyl-CoA-carboxylase] ligase: protein MSLDRQKLEALVAQNITLHIYETLPSTNQTLWKLIKQGAKPGSVVIATQQTAGRGQRGHQWYSAIGGLYLSYALAPNIPVSESFQLTLRTAWGIATTLQTLGIPVQLKWLNDLVIDGRKLGGILTETKVNQGIITKAVVGVGINWTNPVPETGVNLSSFINIIPDLEMLAAITIQGIETGINKPIASLIPSYEQLLLNIGQKVTVGDRPGVIIGITDTCCLRVQIEDAEVHLKPGSISLGYK from the coding sequence TTGAGCTTAGACAGGCAAAAGTTAGAGGCATTAGTTGCCCAAAATATCACACTGCATATTTATGAAACTCTCCCCTCTACAAATCAAACTTTATGGAAGTTAATTAAACAAGGTGCAAAGCCAGGAAGCGTTGTAATTGCTACACAGCAAACCGCAGGACGCGGACAACGAGGGCATCAATGGTATTCTGCCATTGGGGGATTGTATTTGTCTTACGCCCTTGCACCCAATATCCCAGTATCTGAAAGCTTCCAATTAACTTTACGCACCGCTTGGGGAATTGCTACTACTCTGCAAACTTTGGGCATTCCCGTACAATTAAAATGGCTTAACGATTTAGTTATAGATGGGCGTAAACTAGGCGGTATTCTTACAGAAACTAAAGTTAACCAAGGAATTATTACTAAAGCAGTGGTTGGCGTAGGGATTAATTGGACTAACCCCGTACCAGAAACAGGGGTCAATTTAAGCTCGTTTATAAACATAATTCCCGATTTAGAAATGCTTGCGGCTATTACTATCCAAGGTATAGAAACGGGAATCAATAAACCCATCGCATCTTTAATCCCATCTTACGAACAATTATTGCTAAATATTGGGCAAAAAGTAACTGTGGGCGATCGCCCTGGAGTTATTATCGGCATTACTGATACTTGTTGTTTGCGAGTACAAATAGAAGATGCAGAAGTACACCTCAAGCCAGGTAGCATTAGTCTGGGCTATAAATAA
- a CDS encoding response regulator, which produces MIKQHRTVLIIDDFSPDRETYRRYLHADREYDYTVLEAQSAKDGLIACEVQQVDGILLDFSLPDLDGLEFLAALKKMPLSCRPTVVMITGQGNETVAAKAIKSGAEDYLVKDRITPLMLQVAVGSAIASSKLQQQLQQKIEQEKIVSQIALQIRQSLDLAEVLQTTVNQVRQFLQTDRVVIFQTQPNGDGAAIVESVGSQWRSILATNFYDPCYIDRYNDQYRKGLIVARTDIYNAGVKQCYVDLLAPLQVRACLIAPLFRGEELWGLLIAHHCSSPRAWQESEIDLIKQLSTQIGIAIAQSELYQKVQRELSQRQRVEAELSASEAGLRLALEAAKMGTWDWNILTNQVQWSANMEALFGLQPGEFDGSYAMFVSRLHPEDCDRVLDAINQSVATGAEYNIEFRVVYPNGYIRWALCKGQVFYNQTGQPVRMAGVDLDITPSKQLREEKEVLLLREQAARAEAEAANNSKDEFLAVVSHELRSPLNAILGWARLLRTRELDKETTNKALETIERNTQTQVQLIEDLLDVSRMIRGELQLTITPVRLATVIENTISSMSLTAEAKQIQLEVTLSCDCQILGDLRRLQQIITNLLTNAIKFTPAGGRIEICLHKYDDQAQIQVIDTGIGISQEFLPHIFDRFRRANSSTERSNDGLGLGLAIASQLTALHGGTITVSSLGVGKGATFSVLLPIFEPIINVKPEISPEITPPLPLADIRILVVDDEIDSLELLAFTLEESGAMIKPVSCASDALEAIAQFEPDILIGDIAMPQVDGYTLLSKIREIKGVGQIPAIALSAFAKEEDVQKSLEAGFSRHLTKPIEPTELVKAVSEVLIEINTVINK; this is translated from the coding sequence ATGATTAAGCAACACCGCACAGTTTTGATAATTGATGATTTTTCCCCCGACCGGGAGACATATCGCCGCTATCTGCACGCTGATAGGGAGTATGACTACACAGTATTAGAGGCTCAGTCGGCAAAAGATGGGTTGATCGCGTGTGAAGTGCAGCAAGTTGATGGAATTCTATTAGACTTTTCTTTGCCAGACCTAGACGGATTGGAATTTTTGGCAGCATTGAAAAAAATGCCCTTAAGCTGCCGCCCTACAGTAGTAATGATTACGGGACAAGGCAATGAAACCGTTGCCGCCAAAGCAATTAAAAGCGGTGCAGAAGATTATTTAGTCAAAGATCGCATAACTCCCCTAATGTTGCAAGTGGCGGTAGGAAGTGCGATCGCATCTTCCAAATTACAGCAGCAGTTGCAGCAAAAAATTGAGCAAGAAAAAATTGTCAGCCAAATTGCCTTGCAAATTCGTCAATCGCTGGATTTGGCAGAAGTTTTGCAAACAACGGTGAACCAAGTAAGGCAATTTTTGCAAACCGATCGCGTAGTTATTTTTCAAACGCAACCAAACGGGGACGGAGCAGCAATTGTTGAATCGGTAGGCAGCCAATGGCGGAGTATTTTAGCCACAAATTTTTACGATCCATGCTACATCGATCGCTACAACGACCAATACCGCAAAGGGCTAATTGTCGCTAGAACTGACATATATAATGCTGGGGTGAAGCAGTGTTATGTTGACTTGTTAGCGCCGTTGCAAGTTCGAGCTTGTCTTATTGCGCCCTTGTTTCGGGGCGAAGAATTGTGGGGATTATTAATTGCTCATCATTGCTCGTCGCCGCGAGCGTGGCAAGAATCGGAAATAGATTTAATCAAGCAACTATCAACTCAAATTGGGATTGCGATCGCCCAATCAGAACTTTATCAAAAAGTCCAAAGGGAACTAAGCCAAAGGCAACGGGTAGAAGCAGAGCTTAGTGCCAGCGAAGCAGGGTTGCGTCTGGCTCTAGAGGCAGCCAAAATGGGAACGTGGGACTGGAATATCCTCACAAATCAAGTTCAATGGTCTGCCAATATGGAAGCTTTATTTGGCTTGCAACCAGGGGAGTTTGATGGCTCTTACGCTATGTTTGTTTCTAGACTGCACCCGGAAGATTGCGATCGCGTCCTCGATGCCATTAACCAATCAGTAGCCACAGGGGCAGAATACAATATTGAATTTCGAGTTGTGTATCCTAACGGTTACATTCGGTGGGCGTTATGTAAAGGGCAAGTCTTTTATAATCAAACCGGGCAACCCGTCCGCATGGCTGGAGTTGACTTAGATATTACCCCCTCTAAGCAATTGAGAGAAGAAAAGGAAGTATTGCTATTACGAGAACAAGCAGCAAGAGCCGAAGCCGAAGCCGCTAACAATAGTAAAGATGAATTTTTGGCGGTGGTGTCTCATGAATTGCGATCGCCCCTCAATGCCATTTTAGGTTGGGCGCGGCTACTGAGGACGCGGGAACTAGATAAAGAGACGACTAACAAAGCCTTGGAAACCATTGAGCGTAATACCCAAACCCAAGTTCAACTAATCGAAGACTTGTTAGACGTTTCGCGGATGATTCGCGGCGAGTTGCAGCTAACTATAACTCCGGTGAGATTGGCTACTGTTATAGAAAATACCATTAGTAGTATGAGCTTGACTGCCGAAGCCAAACAAATCCAACTAGAAGTAACTCTTAGTTGCGATTGTCAAATTTTGGGCGATCTTCGCCGTTTGCAACAAATTATTACTAATTTATTGACAAACGCCATTAAGTTCACTCCAGCAGGCGGGAGAATTGAAATTTGTCTGCACAAATATGATGATCAAGCACAAATTCAAGTAATTGATACTGGAATTGGAATTAGTCAAGAATTTTTGCCCCATATATTTGATCGCTTTCGTCGTGCCAACAGTTCCACCGAACGCTCGAATGATGGGCTAGGTTTGGGACTTGCGATCGCCAGTCAATTAACGGCGTTGCATGGCGGCACAATTACAGTTAGTAGTCTTGGTGTGGGAAAAGGAGCTACTTTTAGCGTTTTATTGCCAATTTTTGAGCCAATTATTAACGTTAAGCCAGAAATTAGCCCCGAAATAACGCCACCATTACCCCTAGCTGATATTCGCATTTTGGTAGTAGATGACGAAATTGATAGTTTAGAATTATTAGCCTTTACTTTGGAAGAATCCGGCGCTATGATTAAGCCCGTTAGCTGCGCCTCCGATGCCCTAGAAGCGATCGCACAGTTTGAACCAGATATTTTGATTGGTGACATTGCCATGCCCCAAGTGGACGGTTACACGCTGTTGAGTAAAATTAGAGAAATAAAAGGAGTTGGACAAATACCTGCGATCGCCCTATCAGCCTTTGCCAAAGAAGAAGATGTCCAAAAGTCTCTTGAGGCTGGGTTTTCGCGCCATTTGACCAAGCCCATAGAACCCACTGAGTTAGTTAAGGCGGTTTCCGAGGTGTTAATTGAAATTAATACTGTTATAAATAAATAA
- the panD gene encoding aspartate 1-decarboxylase: MQRTFLSAKIHSCTLTAAYLNYVGSISIDRTLLDAAGILPYEQVQVVNINNGERLITYAIASPPNSGAIELNGAAARLGMAGDRVIIMTYAQFNEQELQTYCPTVVLVDKHNKIQEVRRYDDLLAQV, translated from the coding sequence ATGCAACGAACATTTCTTAGTGCCAAAATTCATAGTTGCACGCTCACGGCTGCTTATCTTAACTATGTAGGTAGTATTAGTATCGATCGCACTCTACTAGACGCTGCGGGAATTTTACCCTACGAGCAGGTGCAAGTAGTGAATATCAATAATGGCGAACGATTAATTACTTATGCGATCGCCTCTCCCCCTAATTCTGGCGCGATAGAATTAAATGGAGCCGCCGCTAGGCTAGGTATGGCTGGCGATCGCGTTATTATTATGACCTATGCTCAATTTAACGAGCAAGAACTTCAAACCTACTGTCCTACCGTTGTTTTGGTAGATAAGCATAACAAAATCCAAGAAGTGCGTCGTTATGACGATTTGCTGGCTCAAGTTTAG
- a CDS encoding M23 family metallopeptidase encodes MTQHNDRQQPRSQKSLLFKSLSWISVISILSCNQVLAQTESASDNIVPLPTAEVAPPPATPSQPSVVRLQRALAKPKVVRPEAVPQPRVSTYVAPKAKSPVRKTAIQKTQDYNGAFIDPTDYNTGATSTYEAPSQVIFSQRSPSGKSQRQTIITTNGNSVQLSTPQKPQQNASWVRNSRVATAAIFPVRANTSKIRYTNRLRSPINRQKAVNNVVTLPKIPVSSYYNRTIRPTGMLGNDNTNMIFPLPIPATITSLFGWRIHPITGDRRFHSGTDFGASMGTPVVAAYSGNVATADLMGGYGLAVVLDHQKFGQQTLYAHLSEIFVQPGQVVEQGTVIGRVGSTGNSTGAHLHFEVRQLTNQGWVATDPGVQIQSAFAQLVEALRVADARTQKPG; translated from the coding sequence ATGACTCAGCACAACGATCGCCAGCAGCCTAGAAGCCAGAAGTCGCTATTATTTAAGAGCCTTAGTTGGATAAGCGTTATTAGTATTCTTAGCTGCAATCAAGTATTGGCTCAAACTGAAAGCGCCTCAGATAATATTGTCCCCTTACCCACCGCCGAAGTTGCACCGCCTCCCGCTACTCCTTCTCAACCATCAGTAGTTAGATTGCAACGCGCTTTAGCCAAACCTAAAGTTGTCCGTCCTGAAGCTGTGCCGCAGCCAAGAGTATCTACTTATGTTGCACCAAAAGCGAAGTCTCCAGTTAGAAAAACTGCTATTCAAAAAACTCAAGACTACAACGGCGCATTTATCGATCCTACCGATTACAATACGGGCGCAACTAGCACCTACGAAGCACCTAGCCAAGTGATATTTTCCCAACGCTCCCCAAGCGGCAAATCCCAGCGTCAAACAATAATTACAACTAACGGTAATTCCGTCCAGCTATCTACGCCTCAAAAGCCTCAACAAAACGCAAGTTGGGTAAGAAATAGCCGTGTAGCTACCGCCGCCATATTCCCAGTTCGAGCTAATACAAGTAAAATTCGTTATACAAATAGATTGCGATCGCCTATAAACCGCCAAAAAGCTGTAAATAATGTCGTAACTTTGCCCAAAATCCCTGTAAGCAGCTACTACAACCGCACCATTAGACCTACAGGAATGCTAGGTAACGATAATACAAATATGATATTTCCGTTACCAATACCTGCAACTATTACCTCGTTGTTTGGCTGGCGGATTCATCCTATTACCGGAGATCGGCGCTTTCACTCAGGTACAGACTTCGGCGCTAGTATGGGTACGCCCGTTGTCGCTGCTTACAGTGGGAATGTAGCGACAGCCGACCTCATGGGTGGCTATGGGTTAGCGGTGGTTTTAGACCATCAAAAGTTTGGTCAACAAACCCTTTACGCTCACTTATCCGAAATATTTGTGCAACCTGGTCAAGTGGTGGAACAAGGTACAGTTATCGGGCGTGTAGGTAGTACGGGCAATTCTACCGGCGCTCATCTGCATTTTGAAGTTAGACAACTAACTAATCAAGGATGGGTAGCCACAGACCCAGGAGTACAAATACAAAGTGCTTTCGCTCAATTAGTAGAAGCCTTGCGCGTTGCTGATGCTAGGACGCAAAAACCAGGCTAA
- the pgeF gene encoding peptidoglycan editing factor PgeF, giving the protein MHTWNWRTCEDLPYLTCSLLKDWKHGFFTQQFSPRTPAEITSMFQPQAEAYRVKQVHGNVVLSPREIGDTLAEADGLITELPKQAVWVASADCTPVLIADSTTGQVAALHAGWRGTAAKIVPEAIAKLQSFGSKLENLKFALGPAISGSVYQVSEQVAAEVGSSIIANDANLMQTLQELPNPPILPDPHPGRVRLDVRRVIALQLENLGVNPEQVAVSPHCTYSQPDHFFSYRRDKLKKVQWSGIFSKDFTV; this is encoded by the coding sequence ATGCACACTTGGAACTGGCGCACCTGCGAAGATTTACCTTACTTGACTTGCAGCCTTTTGAAAGATTGGAAACACGGTTTTTTTACTCAGCAATTTTCCCCCCGCACTCCTGCCGAAATTACCTCAATGTTTCAACCTCAAGCTGAGGCTTATCGAGTCAAACAAGTACACGGTAATGTTGTACTTAGTCCTAGGGAAATTGGCGATACCTTAGCTGAAGCCGATGGTTTAATTACAGAACTTCCAAAACAAGCAGTTTGGGTAGCAAGCGCTGACTGTACGCCCGTACTTATTGCTGATTCTACTACAGGACAAGTGGCGGCACTTCATGCAGGTTGGCGGGGGACGGCGGCGAAAATTGTGCCAGAAGCGATCGCCAAGTTACAATCTTTTGGTAGCAAGCTTGAGAATTTAAAATTTGCTTTAGGGCCTGCGATTTCTGGCTCTGTTTATCAAGTATCTGAGCAAGTAGCGGCGGAAGTAGGTTCTAGTATTATTGCCAATGATGCTAATTTAATGCAGACATTGCAAGAATTGCCCAATCCGCCAATATTACCCGATCCCCATCCCGGACGAGTGCGGCTAGATGTGCGACGAGTTATTGCTTTACAGTTAGAAAACTTGGGTGTTAATCCCGAACAAGTAGCCGTTTCTCCTCATTGCACTTACTCTCAACCAGATCATTTTTTTTCCTACCGCCGCGACAAATTGAAAAAAGTTCAGTGGTCAGGTATTTTTAGTAAGGATTTTACTGTTTAA
- a CDS encoding nitrate reductase associated protein, with the protein MTFFEFEADFVDNLRCIPMQVRLKLDTCGIKLKLADWTHFSEAERQAIALQPCITTTEIQAYRQRLQTFVQKYTGSQAKDLAVEAYPEWMDDTNIPISLQAKVQELGAGLTIQQWQALTPLQRFALIKLSRPSHENKNFLPALQEFHLV; encoded by the coding sequence ATGACTTTTTTTGAATTTGAAGCCGATTTTGTTGATAATCTTCGTTGTATTCCCATGCAGGTACGTTTGAAGCTAGATACTTGTGGAATTAAGCTAAAATTAGCAGATTGGACGCATTTTAGCGAAGCAGAGCGTCAAGCAATCGCTCTGCAACCTTGCATTACAACTACTGAAATTCAAGCCTATCGCCAAAGGTTGCAAACTTTCGTACAAAAATATACGGGTAGCCAAGCCAAAGATTTAGCTGTAGAAGCCTACCCCGAATGGATGGATGACACGAATATTCCGATTAGTTTGCAAGCAAAGGTGCAAGAATTAGGCGCAGGTTTAACAATACAACAATGGCAGGCTTTGACTCCTTTACAAAGATTTGCTTTAATCAAACTCAGTCGCCCCAGCCACGAAAATAAAAATTTTCTTCCCGCCCTGCAAGAGTTTCATCTAGTTTGA
- a CDS encoding non-ribosomal peptide synthetase: MKNIKGNFSLTQEQVIDFSLLSSREKEQILKKWNNTKTNYPQNKCIHQLFEEQVKKTPQKIAVRFEDRQLTYQQLNQRANQVARYLQKANVVPETMVGICLERSLDLIVGLLGILKAGCSYVPLDPAYPYDRLAFMLQDLQLPVLLTELGCLERLPVHAAHTVIMDEEESAIALCRDSNLDSNVTANNLAYTIYNSGTGKPKGVQISHQAVVNFLSSMRDEPGMNAQDVMIATTTMSFNIASLEIYLPLIVGAEIVLVSREVAANSAKLAQSLAQGITVMQAIPSTWRSLLASGWQGNKQLKVLCGGEVLPKRLAQQLLTKVRSVWNMYGAPETTSWSTICQVKPNQTQIFIGRPIANTQIYLLDHLLRRKSDPIKPVPVGVVGEMWIGGASLACGYFNREQMVDKFVPNPFSDKPKYLYKTGDLARYLPNGTIEFIGRIDNQVKIRGFRVDLEDIETTLAQHCAVRETVVVAREDLAQGDKYLAAYLVLESQFFPKDQYKAIQLWHTYANHPEEKQNINKLVRQLQALLREELPEHAIPSVFVVLEALPVTSNGKVDRRALPESNRFRPNLTEEFVTPTNLIEEKLAEIWA; this comes from the coding sequence ATGAAAAATATCAAAGGTAATTTTTCGCTAACACAAGAACAAGTTATAGATTTTTCTTTGCTTAGTTCCAGGGAAAAAGAACAGATACTAAAAAAATGGAATAACACAAAAACTAATTACCCTCAAAACAAATGTATTCATCAACTATTTGAAGAACAAGTAAAAAAAACTCCTCAAAAAATAGCTGTTAGATTTGAAGATCGGCAACTGACTTACCAACAGTTAAATCAACGCGCAAACCAAGTGGCTCGATACTTACAAAAAGCAAATGTTGTACCAGAAACTATGGTAGGTATTTGCTTAGAGCGAAGTCTTGATTTAATTGTGGGATTACTCGGCATTCTCAAAGCTGGTTGCTCTTACGTACCATTAGATCCCGCCTATCCTTACGATCGCTTGGCGTTTATGTTGCAAGACTTGCAACTTCCAGTTTTATTAACAGAACTTGGTTGCTTAGAGCGCCTACCTGTTCACGCAGCCCATACGGTAATCATGGACGAGGAGGAGAGCGCGATCGCGCTTTGTAGAGACTCCAACCTAGACAGTAACGTTACTGCAAATAACTTAGCTTACACTATCTACAATTCTGGTACGGGCAAACCCAAAGGCGTACAAATTAGCCATCAAGCAGTAGTCAATTTTTTATCTTCCATGCGTGACGAGCCAGGAATGAACGCCCAAGATGTAATGATTGCTACAACTACAATGAGTTTTAATATTGCCAGCTTAGAAATTTACTTACCGCTAATTGTCGGGGCGGAAATTGTTTTAGTTAGCCGCGAAGTTGCTGCCAATAGTGCAAAACTAGCCCAAAGCCTCGCTCAAGGCATTACAGTTATGCAGGCAATTCCTAGCACTTGGCGGAGTCTTTTAGCCTCTGGTTGGCAAGGAAATAAACAGCTAAAAGTTCTCTGTGGCGGCGAAGTATTGCCCAAAAGACTAGCACAGCAGTTATTAACAAAGGTACGCTCCGTATGGAATATGTACGGCGCTCCTGAAACCACAAGTTGGTCTACTATTTGCCAAGTAAAGCCTAATCAAACACAAATTTTTATAGGTAGACCAATTGCTAATACTCAAATATATTTACTAGATCACTTGCTAAGGCGCAAAAGTGACCCTATTAAACCTGTACCAGTGGGTGTAGTAGGGGAAATGTGGATTGGTGGCGCAAGTTTGGCTTGCGGCTACTTTAATCGGGAACAAATGGTAGACAAATTTGTACCTAATCCTTTTAGCGATAAACCTAAGTACTTATACAAAACTGGAGATTTGGCGCGTTATCTACCTAACGGGACAATTGAATTTATCGGACGTATCGACAATCAAGTAAAAATTCGCGGTTTCCGTGTTGATCTAGAGGATATTGAAACTACTCTTGCTCAACATTGTGCCGTTAGAGAAACTGTGGTTGTGGCGCGGGAAGATTTGGCGCAGGGAGACAAATACTTAGCTGCTTATTTGGTTTTAGAATCGCAATTTTTTCCAAAAGATCAGTACAAAGCTATTCAACTCTGGCATACTTACGCTAATCATCCGGAAGAAAAACAAAATATTAACAAGCTAGTAAGACAGCTACAAGCTTTGCTAAGAGAAGAACTACCCGAACACGCTATCCCGTCAGTTTTTGTTGTCTTGGAGGCTCTACCAGTAACTTCTAATGGCAAAGTTGATCGTCGAGCGCTACCAGAATCAAACCGATTTCGACCAAATTTGACTGAGGAATTTGTTACCCCCACAAACCTAATTGAGGAAAAACTAGCAGAAATTTGGGCGTAG